The region tctgggaacagaatgagaccctgtctaaaaaaaaaaaaaaaaaaaaaaaaggatgttccTGAGGATGCCTTCTCCAGTCTGGGCAGGGCCTTGGAAACATGTATTTTGAAATAGCACCAGCTAGTTTtgtgatatatgtacataatttctctggatgataaaaataaagttgggaAGCTTGTGTTCAAAATATAggaggttttaaattttaaaatcagtagtAGATGAAAACTGTCCTTGATCACTTTGACTTCCATTGAGCACAGATGAAGTGGTTGGCTTGTGGCAGTGttcctcaaactttaatgtgtatcAGAATCACCAAGAGAGTTTATTAAAGTTTCTGATGAAGTAGACATGCAgtagggcctgagaatttgcatttctaacagatTTCAGGTGATGCTGATTCCCCAAggcagggaccacactttgagaatggTTGGTTTGTATTTAGGGACCACAttgcaggaaaaatattttattaattgtaaaGCTCTAGCTTCATTCTGGTGGGTGTAAATGGGTCTAACTGTAGGAAGAGCAGATTCACACCTCCAACCTCAAGATTGATACCAGACATATGcttcatgaataaaataatagatggAATTGACcacattattgatattttttgtctttcaaaagCAGGTGCATATAGTTGAGTTCATTCATATTAAGTTTGTGTGTGATGAACAACACATTGTGTGTTTCTTGGTATAGTAGGcacctattttctcttttcttctgggtTGTATTCAAAGCCCTTGAGAGTTGTGATTGTGTTTTACTTCTCAGGGTTTCCCAGCCTCAATATATAATTGGTGCTGAAATACATACCTGGCATCTAATTTCCACATGACAGACTAGATGTGGTTTAacatttctctgcctcttttttctttcctgtggggaaaaaaaggcagagcgaatgtcttttctatttttgcagaTTGTTTTGGCCTTAGCATTTTGCTGTGTGGTTTTGTTGAAAAATGATTGCTAAAGTATGcatcttctttaaataaaaaatagattaggAAATCATTTCTCTTGAGCTGAGGAaggtttttttggagacagggtcttgctctgttgcctgggctagagtacagtggcttcattataactcacagcaacctcaaactcctgggctcaagtggtcctcctgcctctgcctccttagtagctgggactacaggcatgtgccagcctGTAGatgtggggtctcactatgttgctcaggctgatcttggactcctggcctccagtgatcctcctgctttggcctctcacagtgttaggattacaggtgtgagccactgcacctggccagaggAAGTTGTTATTTCAGAGTAAATGCTTAAATTGCATTTGTCACTTTGGAAGGTGCAAAATTGTCCACTTACTGCTAAGTATAGTTATCTAGATTGTTGTCAGAAACATGATGCCTGTTTTACTTGGGGCTTTCtagtaatgttttatattttatactactTGGAATCTGTGTTATTAGATGTGAGGTTCACAATGCAGAGGAGTAGGTCTTAAAAAGTATGTATGGCAGGCTTATTACCTGTAATGCATGTACAGAGATAAGAGACACTCTGCACCTAGGTGCAGAGAGAAATAGATGGAAACAGGCAAATAGTAGGTGTAAATAAGAGTTCAGGACAGTGATGGAAGAGATATAATTAACTTCTGTATATAATGCACACTGAAaagccaataaatgtttgttgatgatggagggaagaagaaatgaaatcacagTAGACCTTGGCAGAGAGGATGAGAATTTTTTGGCCTGggatttggaaaaataatatatttggcCAAGAGGTTTCTCTTTAGAACATTTTATCTATTTGAAGaaagaagtttaaaattatatcctGAGAATAATTTTAACTGATGTTTCTTAACCTGGGAAGTTTACAGTTTTTAAGAGGTCAAGACAAGTTTTCAGAGAGGTTGTGGAGGTTATATTGGTAAAGTTGTGAATTGTATTTTGAGAGTAGTCCTGTGAAAAGGGAATTAGCTTTAGCCTTACTGTTATTCTCTTACAGCATGTGTTCTTCCTTCCCAGTTTCTTTAACGTCTATAAAGAGTGAGTCAGAAGAACAAGTAGTGAGTCTGATTCCTTAAGAGCTGCTTAGAGATGAGTGTGCCTGCAAGTCTAAGGCAGACTGGGGTGGAAAAGGAAGTGTATGGAGCTGAGCACTAGCGTATTGTCATAGAAGCCTTCAGAGAACATCAGAACAGAAAGGCGTGGAAATAATGGCTATGAAAGGTTCCCCATTTTGAGATAAATTATCCTGAGTTCCAAATGTTACATCTGTTCTTGATTAACCTGTATTTTAGCCGAGTGCTAGGGGAGACAAATGATGAACTTGTTTCTAGGCTTGTTTCTGATAAAGGTATGATGAAGGTGGTAAAAAGAAGACCAGAACCAGTTTTTTTCACAGCCAAAACAGTTTGTTTCCTCTAAACTATGAAGTCACTCAGGAATGTGTTTCAATCCTTTTaggaaaagattagaaaataaaaagctttagGTTTGGATCCTCATGTGCTCAGAATAACCAAGCCAGTGATTTAATCACCTTTTAAATCAGTAGGAGTTATACATGCTTTGAACTTTGTGGAAGCAGGAAGAATAATAAGAAATGTTACTTTTTACTCTTGGTGTAAACAAACATTTAATACCAGtagcctatttcttttttttttcttttcttttcttttttttaccctttCTGTACTAAGCTCTCAGTAGTGTGTTTCTAAAGATGATGGCTTTACTGCtgagatttgcaaaaataaaaaatgcatattatcTTGTATCTAATGATCTGATTTCCCCATTTTCTAGGAGGTGTGATTGCCTATATCAGTTCTTCCAGCTCAGCCTCTAGCCCTGCCTCTTGTCACAGTGATGGTTCTGAGAATAGTTTCCAGTCCTCCTCCTCGTCTGTTCCATCTTCTCCAAATAGCTCCAATTCTGATACGAATGGTAATCCCAAGAATGGTGATCTCTCTAATATTGAAGGCATCTTGAAGAATGATCGAATAGATTGTTCTATGAAAACAAGCAAATCGAGTGCACCTGGGATGACGAAGAGCCATAGTGGTGTGACAAGTAAGTTTGGTTTTCTAACAGTTGCTGCCATTAATTTTAGATGTGACTTATTTTATCAACTTTTCATTTGGGGGGGGGCATTATATTTTTAGGTATAATTTTCACTCCCTCTGGGTAATCATAGATCAGTAGCTAGGGAAGAAATCAGTGATGATTTTAGAAGTTATAGCCTGGGGCTGACATAATTGATTCTTGCCTCAGAGCAACATGTACGATTACATATTCTGCCTGACCTCCTTAGGATACCTCCTTTTACCACATTTTCACAGTTAACTTTTCTTCTGGACTGCTGGTACTGAATCTTGTTCATAGCACTGCTCATTGTGGGAAGGAATTTACTTTTCATGAAATTTGAGATTAGGACACCAAATAGGATTGGGATAATCAAATGAGTAGTGGGCATTGGACTCCTGAGTGTGGAAGTTTTTAATAACAAGGACTGGTATAGGGGAGGGTGAGGAAGAGATGGGACCTATCTGGGTCTAGTATGTGAATTGAACTAATAACAGCCTGTAGAGACATCTGTTTGCACTTTTCATTGATTGATTTCTCTGCCTGAATTCTTAAGTCTTCTCCAGAAGGATTGTTTTCTTAGTTCTCATTGCATATCTGGTATAAAGTaactaaatttacaaaatttcagtttaaaattatCAGGAAAACCAGCCCTGTGAGCTATTTTTGGCAGTGCCATAAGCtgtgtttaaaagaaaactgtgaTTACCTTTGATTTGTTAGTTTGGtgtaaagatttttcttttatattataaaagtagtaTCTTTTTAAATCACTTGCAagctgaatgaaataaaatattcaattggAAGGAAAACAGACAGTTCCAGCTTTTCATGTCATGTCTGTTTGTGCCCTAGAATTTAGTGGCATGGTTCTGCTGTGTAAAGTCTGTGGGGATGTGGCATCAGGATTCCACTACGGCGTTCATGCATGCGAAGGCTGTAAGGTAAagcatgtttttgtttctttcagctACTGGTTTTGAGATTAAAGAAGTTGGCGTTAGGTTTACTAATTTCCACAATTGATAatctgggagggagagagaagtcttttcttaagttttaagcattttatgtaGTGTATAAACATaacttgttttgaaaaatattcttaattcaGAGTATTCCGTTTTTCTGTTAGATTTTGATCAAAATAAATTTGCCATCTCAATTAAATGTACTTACGGTATGAAACCACGTGCACCACATACTTACTcatccatgtgccaggcacagttctaggcaGTAGGGAAACAGCAAGGAGCAAAACAGACCAGGTACCACTCTTGCCTTGTTGGAACTTATAAGCCAAGCTTTGAATTAGGTCTCATCAAGATACTTTGAAATTCTGACATGTTAGGTACCGGGAAGGGAATACTTGTAAAAATGTGATGTCTTAAGAAATAATGTTAAGTGAGTAAAATAATCTTGAATGTAAATTAAGCATTTGggaaaactacattttatttctaagtttagTTGAATATTTCATAGTTACAGCTATTAGAGTGTTGGTCAAATAATTCTAAATGATATAGTCTCTACTTCCCTATTTATGTATAgggattttctctctctctctctctgtttaaaTCTGGCACAATTCTTTCTCCTATCAAAAACTATCATGGTAAAGACACATATTCTTGCTGTTCTCTGAGTTAAGGCCAGAAGGAAtctagttttgtaggatacagtGGGTAAGATGAATATACATGATGGGACAGCAACTATTTTCTAGAGTGGCTTTGAATGAACTATGAGTTCGGTGGCTTTCAATGGCTAGGTCACTTCACAAGACTAGTCAGTATTTTTTATAGATGTAGCACTTTTCCactgtttaaaaaattctataaatatttttctttttctttttacaagtgTGAAGTAATTATGGGGCAGGCATCATTCTttataactagaaaataaaagtacGAACTGAATGAGTAGAATTGCATATTCTTGATAAATACAcatttgttggccgggcgcggtggctcaagcctgtaatcctagctctctgggaggccgaggcgggcggattgcttgaggtcaggagttcgaaaccagcctgagcaagagcgagaccccgtctctactataaatagaaagaaattaattggccaactaatatatacaaaaaattagccgggcatggtggcgaatgcctgtagtcccagctacttgggaggctgaggcaggaggattgcttgagccaggagtttgaggttgctgtgagctaggctgacgccacagcactcattctagcctgggcaacaaagcgagactctgtctcaaaaaaaaaataaaaaataaaaaaaaatacacatttgtttAGTACTCTTAAAAATGTGTCTAGCTCAGCTCTTGTATCCAAGTGAAGTGTATAATAtcacaataataaatataaaatgttatattctgCAACTACTTAATATAGGTTCATGAAATCTGTAGTTAAGATATTCAAGGAAAacacacttaaaataattttgttaattgtGTTCTTGAGTTTTGTGTTCTACTGGGGATTTTTGTGTTAAACAGTTTTGTGTTAAATTGGGGATCTTTGAAGATCTATCACAGAGCATGTACTTAAATTGTTTGCAGAGTAAACAGCGGTTTGTAGCCTTCTACTTGGGGGCAGTTTTCCCTACGATTATAAAAGCTGGTCTGTGGGAATGTAGTATAACACACACCTGTTGCTGACACATAGCCAGGGACATCTGGCATGTATAAGTGGCTTTGCCAGTGTTAGCAGATGATAATTGAGGAAAAACCAACCTCTACTAATGTAATCCAGAAGCCTAGTGAGGGAATTATAGCTATTAAACACATTTCTAAAGTTTTTAAGAATTAGGCATTTATATTTCAAGAGTTTTGGAATTTGTATGTGATGAAAAGTATGAGATGGAAAATGAGGCTGCAGGCGGGATCTGGTAACAAGGTAAAGTGTAGTTGTTACAAGGGATACTTTAGGCAAGTACAAATGATctccaaaaagaagaagaattttgcTTGGCTAGTAGGGTTGGGTACTTATGCCAGTACAATTCCATTTAAACTTTGTTTGTCAATATTACATTTCCCTGTCTTAAGCCAAGGTTATTTCCCAGGTAGCTAGTCATATACTAGATAGTTGGTATGAGGGCAGTGCTTATTAGGACTTCAATTGGATGTTCTTAAATTGATGGGGAAATCTTCCTTTGTTCTTAGGGTTTTTTTCGAAGAAGTATTCAACAAAACATTCAGTACAAGAAGTGCCTGAAGAATGAAAACTGTTCTATAATGAGAATGAATAGGAACAGATGTCAGCAATGTCGCTTCAAAAAGTGTCTTTCTGTTGGAATGTCAAGAGATGGTATGTTCCCAGTTTAAAGAGTGTTCTTAAAGTATATGGAGCTTGGCTTTTATTTCTTAGCATAAACCAGAGCTATAAGCCAGTTACCAGTGGCCTTTTTGTACTTTGAGTGAAGCACATTTCAAAAAACACATTTTGATTCCTTGTTGGACATCAAATTCATTAAAGTCAAATTTTAGCATCATTATTCCAGAAACAGCTTTTGGCCTaactttttttctgcttcttgtaAAAAGATCGACTTTTTTCTATACAATgtgattacttttttttcctaaaaaaagatCTAGTTTTTCTTGATATAGGAATCTttggctctttcttttttatttcttagcattACTGAGGAACCCATTTCTTATGTGAATTATCTCCCTTGCTTTCTTGGTCCTGAAATGATAATGTGCTTTTGGGGCACAGATTTTGAACACATAGAAAGGAGATGGAAGATTGAAAGAAACATTAGGGTCTGGAGTAAAGATGATTCCTCAATTCTGGCATGATCCATTCCCACTAAAAAGTAAAAGTTATGGTAATTTGTGGGACTACAAGTATTATCTGTGGATGACATTTTTGGAAGATTTGACTCCTTATTTTGTTTAGGGACATCTTTTTTGGATAGTCTctgttttaaataacattatagAGGGGTGTAAGGTTTTTGGAGGGATTAGATTAGTAGAGTTAATTATGAATTGCTAAGAATGAACTTCATATTTATCTAGGGAAGGGTCATCGAAGCAATCCCTTAGGTTACTCTTAACTTTAATATCTTACTGATACAGAAATAGAGTATTGCAATAAGGAGTTTCTTGACTAACAGATTTCAGCaattgatgttttgtttttcagttgtctgaaaatttttaaatagactaGAAGTACTAGTGCTATAAAAATAGTGTATATTGTGATTgcccaaaaagaataaaactgacaATCATTTGTGAAGGAAGGAATAGAGGTAAAGTGTGAGGcacaaataaatttgttttgtctttttttgagacagaatctcactctgttgccctggctagagtgctgtggcgtcagcctagctcacaataacctcaaactcctgggctcaaacaatccttttgtctcagcctcccgagtagctgggactacaggcatgtgccatcatgcctggctaattttttctatatatttttagctttccaagtcatttctttctatttttagtagagacgggatctcgctcttgctcaggctgatcttgaactcctgagctcaaccagtCCACCTGCcccggtctcccagagtgctaggattacaggcatgagctgtgtgagccaccgtgcccggcccattttGTCTTTGATAGTGATCATGTTAGGGGCTACAATTAGATTAGTAAGGCTTTCTGGGAGGGtatgttgaatttttattatcTCTGTATAAATATTAGACTAGAAAGAAgcttttttatttcccttaataAGGGATAGGCTTATTAGAGACAGGACACCTTCAAAGACTAGCTTCTAAAAAAATGGAGGATAACTGAtctcatttttacttatttcattgattttaattaaaatcaaacaagTTTTTTTCCAATAACTGcatttccattgatttttttttttttttttaagattttctgggccgggtgttgtggctcatgcctgtaatcctagcactttgggaggccaagatgggaggattgcttgaggacaggagtttgagaccagcctgagcaagagtgagacccccactctacaagaaaacacacacacacacacacacacacacacacacacacacacacacacacacacaaacaaacaaaaaaaaagaaattagccagatgtggtggtgcatgcctgtagtcccagctactcaggaggcttagacaggaggattgcgtgatcccaggagtttgaggttgcagtgagctgtgatgatttcactgcactccagctggggtgacaaagtgagaccctgtatcaaaaaaaagatttttctcttttaagaagcCGAAAAGAAGAGACCTGATAATTTAATAGTTAGATCTTGAGAGTAAGGTTATAAAAATGGATTGACAAGGATCAGATGTTCAGGGAATGATTGGACCTACTAGGTTCCTTTAATGTTAATGGGTATGGGTACCCAAATCCCAATGCTTTCTTGAGAACAAAGCCCTCAGCTTTGTTAATAAGATTCTGTGTAATGCTGGTCTGCTTCAAATTGTGGTTTTCATTAgttaatttcatatttctttcttagatttttcttacaaaatactCAGGAGATCTTCTCCTTAcctttttttggggaaaaaaatggaaaattttctctcccttcccactTCCTTTGGTACATCAAGAccagcaaatttagaaaaatttggGCCAGAGACATTTAGACACATTCTTTACTTGTATGACTAGAGGCCATAGCTATCAGAGGTAATTTTGTGTTATTCTTTTGTACAGACAGGTCTTATTTAGAATAtagatgttaaatatatttttcttcaatagcTGTTCGGTTTGGTCGTATTCCTAAGCGTGAAAAACAGAGGATGCTAATTGAAATGCAAAGTGCGATGAAGACCATGATGAACAGCCAGTTCAGTAGTCACTTGCAGAATGATACATTAGTAGAACATCATGAACAGACAGCCTTACCAGCACAGGAGCAGCTTCGACCCAAGCCCCAGCTggagcaagaaaacatcaaaagctctcctcctccctcttcggATTTTGCAAAGGAAGAAGTGATTGGCATGGTGACCAGAGCCCACAAGGATACCTTTATGTATAATCAAGAGCATCGTGAAAACTCAGCTGAGACCATGCAGccccagagaggagaaaggatccCAAAGAACATGGAGCAATATAACTTAAATCATGATCATTGTGGCAGCGGGCTTAGCCATTTCCCCTGTAGTGAAAGCCAGCAGCATCTCAATGGACAGTACAAAGGGAGGAACATAATGCATTATCCAAATGGGCATGCCATTTGTATTGCAAATGGACATTGTGTGAACTTCTCCAATGCTTATACTCAAAGAGTATGTGATAGAATTCCGATAGATGGATTTTCTCAGAATGAGAACAAGAATAGTTACCTGTGCAACACTGGAGGGAGAATGCATCTGGTATAGTGAAATCAATTTTTTGCTCACCTTGTATCAAGGAAAGCTTTGaaggttttctttaatttgggGGCTATACCAACTTGGAGGGGGGTGGTGTCAGATTTATAGAATcagtttttgtgtgtattttaggTCAAATAGTTTTAATAAACAATACTTGTTGAATGACCTAATTTCACACAGTGCTAGGTACAAGCATGTGATTTGATGGATATTGTGATTGGGATTAGgattttatctaaaatatgatTCATGCAGAATTATCCTTTAATTCTTGGAAATCCTTTTGAAAATTTCAGCATTCTGATTAATTAGTACTCTACTAGCTTTGGGATTTTCTCAAAGGGCTGATCTTTTAGCTTGTCATAGTCTGAAATTCTTTGATTTCTATGGGaagaggtttttggtttttttaaaaccattataATGCAAAAAGGTCTTTGGATATAGAACATAGATGTTTTATTGTTGGaaaatttaggaatattttaatttaataggcTAGTTTCTAAGGGTTTTCTCAGACTTTTCATCCTATGAGATGAATTGATGTTATTCATAtcattcaagttttttttttttaatcaaatacaaCATTCTACATGAAAGTACAGTGTTCATATTCAGCCAAAATTTCATCAAAAACAGCAGTACTGCACCATTTCCAGTTTAAACCATGAGGTCCTTTGAATAGGGCTTGGTATTTTCTGCTGGCCAGGtaattaaagtctttttttttcattttcaaaatagttgACCCTGCTTCAGTCTTCATGCTAGATTTTTTTGTTGCTTGCAAGTATTTGATTCCATGGACATTATATTTTGTTAGGTGTAGTGGCTGCCTTATGGAGAGAAAAATCTGTGGGC is a window of Microcebus murinus isolate Inina chromosome 1, M.murinus_Inina_mat1.0, whole genome shotgun sequence DNA encoding:
- the NR1D2 gene encoding nuclear receptor subfamily 1 group D member 2, producing MEVNAGGVIAYISSSSSASSPASCHSDGSENSFQSSSSSVPSSPNSSNSDTNGNPKNGDLSNIEGILKNDRIDCSMKTSKSSAPGMTKSHSGVTKFSGMVLLCKVCGDVASGFHYGVHACEGCKGFFRRSIQQNIQYKKCLKNENCSIMRMNRNRCQQCRFKKCLSVGMSRDAVRFGRIPKREKQRMLIEMQSAMKTMMNSQFSSHLQNDTLVEHHEQTALPAQEQLRPKPQLEQENIKSSPPPSSDFAKEEVIGMVTRAHKDTFMYNQEHRENSAETMQPQRGERIPKNMEQYNLNHDHCGSGLSHFPCSESQQHLNGQYKGRNIMHYPNGHAICIANGHCVNFSNAYTQRVCDRIPIDGFSQNENKNSYLCNTGGRMHLVCPMSKSPYVDPHKSGHEIWEEFSMSFTPAVKEVVEFAKRIPGFRDLSQHDQVNLLKAGTFEVLMVRFASLFDAKERTVTFLSGKKYSVDDLHSMGAGDLLNSMFEFSEKLNALQLSDEEMSLFTAVVLVSADRSGIENVNSVEALQETLIRALRTLIMKNHPNEASIFTKLLLKLPDLRSLNNMHSEELLAFKVHP